The following are encoded in a window of Candidatus Melainabacteria bacterium RIFOXYA2_FULL_32_9 genomic DNA:
- a CDS encoding 4-hydroxy-tetrahydrodipicolinate synthase has translation MNIRFDCGEVITAMATPFNEKLEVDYIAAEKLAKHLANNGSDAILVAGTTGESPTLTHEEELNLLTVVKEAVGNKAKIVMGAGSNSTVTAVEMSKKVQEKGADAILSVVPYYNKPSQKGLLEHFGQIASATDLPIILYNIPGRTGINMLPETIATLAQQYSNIIAVKQSNPDLDLVTEIIDKSPKDFIVYSGDDSLTLPMLSLGAHGVISVASHLIGTDIKEMIQKFKSGDVKGAQTLQYKCFPLFKALFTAPNPTPLKACLQEWNIIEEYVRSPLVTLTNEEKNKLFKVLSLYQKISV, from the coding sequence ATGAATATTAGATTTGATTGTGGCGAAGTTATAACAGCTATGGCAACGCCTTTCAATGAAAAATTAGAAGTTGATTACATTGCTGCTGAAAAGCTAGCAAAACATTTGGCTAATAATGGTTCAGATGCCATTTTAGTTGCAGGTACCACAGGAGAATCACCAACTTTAACCCATGAGGAAGAATTAAACCTATTAACAGTGGTTAAAGAAGCTGTTGGAAATAAAGCTAAAATTGTTATGGGCGCAGGCTCAAACAGCACCGTAACAGCAGTTGAAATGAGTAAAAAAGTTCAAGAAAAAGGTGCAGATGCAATTTTATCAGTAGTGCCATATTATAATAAACCTTCTCAAAAAGGATTGTTAGAACATTTCGGACAAATCGCAAGTGCTACAGATCTTCCTATTATACTTTATAATATTCCTGGAAGAACTGGAATCAATATGCTTCCTGAAACTATAGCAACCCTTGCACAACAATACAGCAATATTATTGCAGTAAAACAAAGTAATCCTGATCTGGACCTTGTTACTGAAATAATAGATAAATCTCCAAAAGATTTTATTGTTTATAGTGGTGATGATAGCTTAACATTACCAATGCTGTCATTAGGAGCTCATGGAGTTATAAGCGTAGCATCACACTTAATTGGCACTGATATTAAGGAAATGATCCAAAAATTCAAATCCGGAGATGTTAAAGGGGCACAAACATTACAATACAAGTGCTTCCCATTATTTAAAGCACTATTTACTGCACCAAATCCAACTCCACTAAAAGCCTGTCTGCAAGAATGGAACATTATTGAAGAATACGTCAGATCTCCATTAGTAACATTAACAAATGAAGAAAAGAACAAATTGTTCAAAGTATTGTCTTTATATCAGAAAATAAGCGTATAA